The stretch of DNA CATTAATAATCAGTGCATCCCTACAATTTGCTAATATTGGTCGCCGACTAGCTTCCTTTAAAGCAATAGAATAGAGTTTACTTTCACTCCCGTTATGGGTGTTCTATAAGAGTATCAATACCACTGCCTACTCTTTCAGAAAGCAACGCTTTTACACTGATACCACAGAACGACTTAGGCCGTTAACAAACCAAGGAAGAGAAACAAATGAGTCAATTACTTGCGCATTCATTAGCGGTTTTCATGGCCTTTTTTGCCATTATGAATCCGATTGCAAATACAACCGTCTTTGCTGGATTAACTGCCAGTATGAGCAAATCTGAGCAAACTAAAACCGCAATAAAGTCGTTAACCATCACTTTTATTATCATTGTACTTTTTTCGCTTTTAGGTAAATCAATCTTCAACCTGTTTGGAATTACCCTGCCAGCATTGCGGATCGCGGGCGGTATTCTGGTATTTCTAGTCGGATACCATATGCTGCATGGAAAAAGCTCAAAGCTGCATACCGCTGCAGCAGATAGCGAATCAGATATCGCGGTATCACCGCTGGCAGTGCCGTTGCTTGCAGGGCCAGGAACCATTGCTACCGCAATGAACTATTCGGCGGCTGGAGGATGGGGAGAAATTACGGTTACAGTTCTCGCGTTTGCAGCCCTGTGTATTATCACTTTTATCTGTTTTGTTTTTTCCTCTAAGATCATAGCTGCAATCGGTGAGAATGGACTGAGCATAGTGACTCGCCTGATGGGGCTAATTCTGTCAGTAATAGGAGTTCAAATGCTAATAGATGGAATAACAGCTGTTGTTAGTAGCATAGGTTAGCCAAATACAAGTAAACCTTGTCCTT from Shewanella sp. Choline-02u-19 encodes:
- a CDS encoding MarC family protein, producing the protein MSQLLAHSLAVFMAFFAIMNPIANTTVFAGLTASMSKSEQTKTAIKSLTITFIIIVLFSLLGKSIFNLFGITLPALRIAGGILVFLVGYHMLHGKSSKLHTAAADSESDIAVSPLAVPLLAGPGTIATAMNYSAAGGWGEITVTVLAFAALCIITFICFVFSSKIIAAIGENGLSIVTRLMGLILSVIGVQMLIDGITAVVSSIG